In the genome of Solibacillus silvestris, one region contains:
- a CDS encoding catalase HPII: MDEHNDRKNSKDEQLDIFRTDDRGKELTTNQGLKVSEDEFSLKAGVRGPTLLEDFHFREKLTHFDHERIPERVVHARGFGVHGEFQLYKNMEKYTRAKFLQDTSRKTPVFVRFSTVNGSRGSADTVRDARGFATKFYTEEGNYDLVGNNIPVFFIQDAIKFPDLVHAFKPEPDNDIPQASTAHDTFWDFVANNQESAHMIMWIMSDRAIPRSFRMMEGFGVHTFRLVNEEGKAHFVKFHWKPLLGTHSLVWDEARKLAGIDPDFHRNDLWGAIENGFFPEFELGVQILAEEDEFSLGFDILDATKIWPEEDIPVNIIGKMTLNRNVDNFFAETEQVAFHLGNVVPGIDFTNDPLLQGRLFSYLDTQLLRLGGPNFHEIPINRPVVPFHNNQREGFHRQTINLGKVSYHRNSLAGNTPSPVSPDKGGYATYQERVDGVKIRARSESFADHFSQATLFWNSMSPPEKMHIIEAFSFELSKVKSESVKQQVVDMFANVDMELATAFAINIGAHPPARGGSAVTKSSPALSQENTVKSVQTRKVAIILTEGFNGPEVNYVLYRLINEGIIPEIISEHIGMVHGTEGVVVKAEHTFLTAKSVLFDAVYMVRGSNTNVMFNKDAAYFIDEAYSHYKPIGATGAGIEWLRVNQILGQPGVITGTDMQDFVTQFIEAVAAQRFWYRELA, translated from the coding sequence ATGGATGAGCATAATGACCGAAAGAACAGTAAAGACGAACAATTAGACATTTTTCGAACAGATGATAGAGGAAAAGAACTTACAACGAATCAGGGGTTGAAAGTGTCAGAGGATGAATTCTCATTAAAAGCGGGCGTGAGAGGGCCAACTTTACTCGAGGATTTTCATTTTCGTGAAAAACTAACCCATTTTGACCATGAGCGAATCCCAGAACGTGTTGTCCATGCACGCGGTTTCGGTGTTCACGGTGAATTTCAGTTATACAAAAACATGGAAAAGTATACGCGGGCGAAATTCCTTCAGGATACTTCTAGAAAGACGCCTGTATTTGTTCGATTTTCTACTGTCAATGGTTCCCGTGGTTCTGCCGATACCGTTCGCGATGCGAGAGGATTTGCAACCAAATTCTATACCGAGGAAGGGAATTATGATTTAGTTGGCAACAATATTCCGGTATTTTTCATTCAAGATGCCATCAAATTCCCGGATCTTGTACATGCATTTAAGCCGGAGCCTGATAATGACATACCGCAAGCTTCTACTGCACATGATACGTTTTGGGATTTTGTCGCGAATAACCAGGAATCTGCCCATATGATCATGTGGATCATGTCAGACCGCGCTATCCCACGCAGTTTCCGCATGATGGAAGGATTTGGTGTGCATACATTTCGTCTCGTCAATGAGGAAGGAAAAGCACATTTCGTAAAATTCCATTGGAAGCCTTTATTGGGAACACATTCTTTAGTATGGGATGAAGCCCGTAAACTCGCGGGCATCGATCCGGATTTTCACCGCAATGACTTATGGGGTGCGATTGAAAACGGCTTTTTCCCTGAATTCGAACTAGGTGTTCAGATTCTTGCTGAAGAGGACGAATTCAGCCTCGGGTTCGATATCCTGGACGCGACAAAGATTTGGCCAGAAGAAGACATTCCTGTAAATATTATTGGAAAGATGACGTTAAATCGGAATGTAGATAATTTCTTTGCGGAAACAGAACAGGTTGCTTTCCATTTAGGGAATGTCGTACCGGGAATCGATTTTACAAATGATCCATTATTACAAGGACGGCTATTTTCATATTTAGATACACAATTACTCCGTCTGGGCGGACCTAACTTCCATGAGATCCCGATTAACAGACCGGTTGTCCCCTTCCATAACAATCAGCGGGAAGGCTTCCACCGCCAGACGATTAATTTAGGGAAAGTGAGTTATCACCGAAACTCATTAGCCGGGAACACTCCGTCACCTGTAAGTCCGGACAAAGGCGGATATGCCACTTATCAGGAAAGAGTGGACGGTGTGAAAATCCGAGCTCGAAGCGAAAGTTTTGCCGATCACTTTTCACAAGCGACACTTTTCTGGAACAGTATGAGCCCACCTGAAAAAATGCATATCATTGAAGCGTTCAGTTTTGAACTAAGTAAAGTGAAAAGTGAGTCAGTGAAACAGCAGGTGGTGGATATGTTCGCCAATGTAGATATGGAATTGGCAACCGCCTTTGCAATAAATATCGGAGCACATCCTCCTGCACGGGGCGGTTCAGCTGTAACAAAGTCCTCCCCGGCACTCAGCCAGGAAAATACAGTGAAATCAGTACAAACAAGAAAAGTCGCAATCATTTTGACAGAGGGATTCAATGGTCCGGAAGTTAATTACGTGCTCTACCGATTGATTAACGAAGGCATTATTCCGGAAATTATTAGCGAACATATTGGGATGGTACACGGAACAGAAGGAGTGGTCGTAAAAGCTGAACACACCTTCCTAACTGCAAAATCTGTGCTGTTTGATGCTGTTTATATGGTTAGAGGAAGTAACACAAACGTCATGTTTAACAAGGATGCAGCCTACTTCATAGATGAAGCCTATTCACATTACAAGCCAATTGGTGCGACGGGCGCGGGAATTGAATGGCTGCGCGTCAATCAGATTTTAGGGCAGCCGGGTGTAATAACAGGAACAGATATGCAAGATTTCGTAACTCAATTCATTGAAGCGGTAGCAGCCCAACGGTTCTGGTATCGGGAATTAGCATAA
- a CDS encoding D-alanine--D-alanine ligase — protein MVKIAQISKYSLFSLFGLAIILFGFITTPQASYEKEDNDVIQSINQYLQTNYVSMYDNNSEYNLENELLKVQQLQSDLAYADLDSKLHQQAQTMLVQLSSAIYKNELENADFYVDAYLSTLYETDNAQSQYSDWNLYSMPYNDHQQMNTELWNQLTEQEKISFILSMKSILLKQQADPYMPSTFYVLEKLEQSSHNNLANSAVKTLLYP, from the coding sequence GTGGTGAAGATTGCTCAAATTTCAAAGTATAGTCTCTTCAGTTTATTTGGATTAGCAATAATTTTATTCGGTTTTATAACTACGCCACAAGCAAGTTATGAAAAGGAAGACAATGATGTCATTCAATCCATAAATCAATACTTACAAACTAATTATGTATCCATGTATGATAATAACAGTGAATATAATCTTGAAAATGAATTGTTAAAGGTTCAACAGTTACAAAGTGATTTAGCATATGCGGATTTGGATAGCAAACTGCATCAACAAGCTCAAACCATGCTTGTACAATTAAGTAGCGCAATTTATAAAAACGAACTAGAAAATGCCGATTTTTACGTAGATGCTTATTTATCGACACTATATGAAACCGACAATGCGCAAAGCCAATATAGTGACTGGAATCTGTATTCAATGCCCTATAATGACCATCAACAGATGAACACAGAGCTATGGAATCAGCTTACTGAACAAGAGAAAATCAGTTTTATTTTATCCATGAAATCGATCTTACTAAAACAACAAGCCGATCCATACATGCCTTCTACATTTTATGTATTGGAAAAACTAGAACAATCATCTCATAATAACCTTGCTAACTCTGCTGTAAAAACTTTGCTCTACCCATAA
- a CDS encoding tricarballylate dehydrogenase, with the protein MSKYDVVIVGAGNAALCAAISAKEQGSSVLVLEKGPFEKRGGNSFFTDGAIRVAYQNLEAVTKVVDLDQETINKIDMPVYSAQDFYDDIMRVSKNQSKPELIRQLVDQSLPTIEWMKKQGVEFELNYANQSFEKEGKIQFWGGLPVKTVEKGIGLMRSLFNRCEELGIDVWYESAATKIVTENSTVAGIEVQTKDGLKTVKCESVVLACGSIEANKKKRAEALGKEWNEALVRGTEFNTGDGIDMAVSIGAQTFGQVNGCHAIGTDANAPRVGDFQKPGDIFKKHSYPYSVMVNVEGNRFVDEGADFRNYTYAKYGKEILKQPNNIAYQIYDAKVRPILRAEYNLEEATVVEASSLEALADQLDINKEQFLQTINEFNAAVQEGEFNPSDKDGKCTKGITPPKSNWAQTISEGPFYAYPVTCGITFSFWGLATTPEGEVLNTKNEPIEGLYAAGEMIGGIFYENYPGGSGLMSGSVFGKLAGAAASQHAQKVK; encoded by the coding sequence ATGTCAAAATATGATGTAGTAATTGTAGGTGCAGGAAATGCAGCGTTATGTGCAGCGATTTCTGCAAAAGAACAAGGAAGTTCAGTACTTGTATTGGAAAAAGGACCGTTCGAGAAACGCGGAGGGAATTCATTCTTTACAGACGGTGCCATTCGCGTAGCCTATCAAAATTTAGAAGCTGTTACAAAAGTAGTTGATTTAGATCAGGAAACGATTAATAAAATCGATATGCCCGTTTATTCGGCGCAAGACTTTTATGATGACATTATGCGTGTTTCAAAAAATCAAAGTAAACCGGAACTGATTCGTCAGCTAGTGGATCAGTCATTACCAACGATTGAATGGATGAAAAAACAAGGCGTAGAATTTGAATTGAACTATGCGAATCAGTCTTTTGAAAAAGAAGGGAAGATTCAATTCTGGGGCGGTCTGCCAGTTAAAACGGTGGAAAAAGGGATCGGCTTAATGAGAAGTTTATTCAATCGCTGTGAAGAATTAGGGATTGATGTATGGTATGAAAGTGCAGCAACGAAGATCGTAACGGAGAACAGTACAGTTGCGGGAATCGAAGTTCAAACAAAAGATGGACTTAAAACGGTTAAATGTGAAAGTGTTGTGCTGGCATGTGGCAGTATTGAAGCGAACAAAAAGAAACGTGCGGAAGCGTTAGGAAAAGAGTGGAACGAGGCGTTAGTTCGAGGTACTGAATTTAACACTGGTGATGGAATCGATATGGCGGTATCAATCGGTGCGCAAACATTCGGTCAAGTAAATGGCTGTCATGCGATTGGGACAGATGCCAATGCACCACGAGTTGGAGATTTCCAAAAACCAGGTGATATCTTCAAGAAACACTCTTATCCGTATAGTGTGATGGTGAACGTGGAAGGGAACCGTTTTGTAGATGAAGGGGCGGATTTCCGTAACTACACATATGCAAAATACGGGAAAGAAATTTTGAAGCAACCAAATAATATTGCTTATCAAATTTATGATGCAAAGGTTCGTCCAATATTACGCGCGGAGTATAATTTAGAAGAGGCGACAGTCGTTGAAGCATCTTCACTAGAAGCGCTTGCAGACCAGCTGGATATTAATAAGGAGCAATTCTTACAAACAATTAATGAGTTTAATGCAGCTGTTCAAGAAGGGGAATTTAATCCTTCTGACAAAGACGGAAAATGTACAAAAGGGATTACGCCTCCGAAGTCTAACTGGGCACAAACAATAAGTGAAGGGCCTTTCTATGCTTATCCAGTTACTTGTGGTATTACATTCTCATTCTGGGGATTAGCGACAACTCCAGAAGGTGAAGTATTAAATACGAAAAATGAACCAATTGAAGGCTTATATGCTGCCGGTGAAATGATTGGTGGAATTTTCTATGAAAATTACCCAGGTGGATCAGGGTTAATGTCTGGTTCAGTATTTGGTAAACTGGCTGGTGCAGCAGCTTCACAACATGCCCAAAAAGTTAAATAA
- a CDS encoding ammonia monooxygenase, protein MFKLKEKNFIRTISPIVTVIMVAIVGVTIFQLINFPMPWMLGSLFGVLFTQLLWKLPMKWPVFMRNFGLLIVGTAIGQLFTFDILVSMQDTLLFMLFLNIVLSAFCLALAYALQKWAHIPLATALTASIPGGLSQLVVFAEEQEDIDVAVVTFFHVIRVLFVVGLIPIIVSLTGKVPEAIETGSTNILHNGFLILLGFILLPIGKKLKLPVPHFLTPVIIGLLLSLFKVEIAPMDSNLLHIAQLCIGAYIGLLLHPKSLRLPRRVLIGGISSAVLLLIITFFIAEGMVLLFEMDFATSYLSTAPGGMDQMGLIATALQADATQVTIFQLFRMLFIYIIILPLLKWRLLKR, encoded by the coding sequence GTGTTTAAACTGAAGGAAAAGAATTTTATACGCACAATTTCCCCTATTGTTACAGTAATAATGGTCGCAATTGTTGGTGTCACCATTTTTCAATTAATCAACTTCCCGATGCCCTGGATGTTAGGTTCTTTATTTGGTGTATTGTTCACACAACTGCTTTGGAAACTTCCGATGAAGTGGCCGGTCTTCATGCGAAATTTCGGATTACTTATAGTAGGAACTGCGATTGGCCAACTTTTCACTTTTGATATTTTAGTGTCTATGCAAGATACACTGCTTTTTATGTTGTTCCTTAACATCGTGTTAAGTGCATTTTGCCTTGCATTGGCATATGCATTGCAAAAGTGGGCGCATATACCACTTGCAACAGCTTTAACAGCAAGTATTCCAGGTGGTTTGTCTCAATTAGTTGTATTTGCAGAAGAGCAGGAAGATATTGACGTGGCAGTTGTAACATTCTTTCATGTCATTCGTGTACTTTTCGTAGTCGGGTTAATACCGATTATTGTTTCCTTAACAGGGAAAGTTCCGGAAGCCATTGAAACAGGCTCAACAAATATATTGCATAACGGCTTCTTAATTTTACTGGGTTTTATATTGTTGCCGATTGGAAAGAAATTAAAGTTGCCTGTACCGCATTTTTTAACACCTGTCATTATTGGATTACTCTTAAGTCTATTTAAGGTAGAAATAGCTCCAATGGACAGTAATTTGTTACATATCGCACAGCTTTGTATCGGTGCGTATATTGGGTTACTGTTACATCCGAAATCTTTACGTTTACCTAGACGTGTATTAATTGGTGGGATAAGTAGCGCAGTATTATTATTAATCATTACCTTTTTTATTGCTGAAGGGATGGTGCTGCTTTTTGAAATGGATTTTGCGACAAGCTACTTAAGTACTGCTCCGGGTGGTATGGATCAAATGGGACTAATCGCAACTGCTTTACAGGCCGATGCAACCCAGGTGACCATATTTCAGTTATTTCGAATGTTGTTTATTTATATAATCATTTTGCCGCTATTAAAATGGAGATTACTAAAGAGATAA
- a CDS encoding damage-inducible protein CinA, producing MIASLGFIMIILFTYLIMSNRLSPIVALITVPILFAIFAGFASTLGDMMLDGMKQVSSTAALLLFAILYFGVMIDAGLFDPFIRRLLTVVKGDPVKIAMGTAVLALAVALDGDGTTTYMITVSALLTLYIKIGMNPLILATIAMLSLSVMSGMTPWGGPATRAIVATGVDPSEFFVPLIPLMVIGAIWVLLVAYLLGKKERKRVGVHELSSDHVMQTGVESAGKPSPIRWWTNLLLTVAVMVILVKGIWPPSAIFILGFAIALMINFPKNTVQKEIIMKHAGNALIVTALVFAAGIFTGILSGTGMVTAMSNALISLIPDSLGSQLPLIVGITSMAFTFVMSNDAYYFGVLPVLAETATSFGVDPIEIARASVLGQPVHLLSPLVASTFLLVGMISKELGEYQKYAFLWCFLTSVVLIIAAVITGAISV from the coding sequence ATGATAGCTAGCTTAGGCTTTATAATGATAATTCTATTTACCTATCTCATTATGAGCAATCGTTTATCACCAATCGTAGCATTAATAACAGTTCCGATTCTATTTGCAATATTTGCAGGATTTGCTTCAACGCTTGGCGACATGATGTTAGATGGTATGAAGCAAGTTTCGTCAACGGCTGCGTTATTATTATTCGCTATTTTGTATTTTGGGGTAATGATTGATGCTGGTTTATTTGATCCGTTTATTCGTCGTCTTTTAACGGTAGTCAAAGGGGACCCGGTAAAAATTGCAATGGGAACAGCTGTATTAGCGCTGGCTGTTGCATTAGATGGAGACGGTACGACAACTTACATGATTACAGTTTCTGCATTACTGACACTGTATATAAAAATTGGAATGAATCCTTTAATATTGGCAACTATCGCAATGCTCTCTTTAAGTGTAATGAGTGGGATGACGCCATGGGGAGGACCAGCAACGAGAGCAATTGTTGCAACTGGTGTAGATCCGTCTGAATTTTTTGTGCCTCTCATTCCTTTAATGGTAATAGGGGCGATATGGGTACTGCTCGTAGCTTATTTGTTAGGGAAAAAGGAACGCAAACGTGTGGGAGTTCATGAGCTTTCAAGCGACCATGTTATGCAAACAGGTGTAGAAAGTGCAGGCAAGCCTTCACCGATTCGCTGGTGGACAAACCTGTTGCTAACGGTTGCTGTGATGGTCATCCTCGTAAAAGGGATTTGGCCGCCATCTGCTATTTTTATCCTTGGCTTTGCCATTGCATTGATGATTAACTTCCCTAAAAATACGGTACAAAAAGAGATTATTATGAAGCATGCAGGAAATGCATTAATCGTAACAGCACTTGTATTTGCGGCAGGGATTTTTACGGGTATCTTATCAGGAACAGGAATGGTAACAGCCATGTCCAATGCACTGATCTCCTTGATTCCGGATTCTTTAGGCTCACAATTACCATTGATTGTCGGGATTACGAGCATGGCCTTCACGTTTGTCATGTCAAATGATGCTTATTATTTTGGTGTTCTACCGGTCTTGGCAGAAACAGCTACATCATTCGGGGTTGATCCAATTGAAATAGCACGTGCCTCTGTACTCGGTCAACCAGTGCATCTATTAAGTCCATTAGTGGCTTCGACCTTTTTGTTAGTCGGGATGATTTCAAAAGAGTTAGGGGAATATCAAAAATATGCGTTTCTATGGTGCTTTTTAACTTCTGTTGTCCTTATTATCGCTGCGGTCATTACAGGAGCAATCAGTGTTTAA
- a CDS encoding transcriptional regulator, with amino-acid sequence MNINDAQLLIDLYKTKNITHTASNLYTSQPALTYRIKQLEKKYKIELIVRGSKGIDFTEEGQILYEYAKQVIYNERLLVDQLANLTVDTRGTISIGASGLFSLYHLPKILDEFKQLYPNIYIQLKTGWSSEIKESLNAEEIHLAIIRGDYALNAKKHTLFTEELFVVSKTPFIKEDIPNLPFITYKTDISLSLMIDKWWRTYFQQPIRPSIETDQAATCKEMVKYNLGIAVLPEISIEGEEFFKISLNDFGEDIYYRETSLFYNPYVEKLRHVKLFLDFLKGHYNK; translated from the coding sequence ATGAATATAAATGACGCCCAATTATTAATAGATTTATACAAAACAAAAAACATTACACATACCGCTAGCAATCTTTATACATCTCAACCCGCCCTCACTTACCGTATTAAACAACTCGAAAAGAAATATAAGATTGAATTAATTGTGCGGGGTTCAAAAGGGATCGATTTCACTGAAGAAGGTCAAATTTTATATGAATATGCGAAACAGGTCATATATAATGAAAGATTATTAGTAGATCAGTTAGCCAACCTAACTGTAGATACAAGAGGTACCATTTCTATTGGTGCTTCCGGTTTATTCTCCTTATATCACCTACCCAAAATATTGGATGAATTTAAACAACTTTATCCGAATATCTATATTCAACTAAAAACCGGATGGAGCAGTGAAATCAAAGAGTCACTGAATGCGGAGGAGATACATTTAGCAATTATTCGCGGTGATTATGCATTGAATGCCAAAAAGCATACACTTTTTACAGAAGAATTATTTGTCGTATCGAAAACACCATTTATAAAAGAGGATATTCCAAACTTACCGTTTATCACTTATAAAACGGATATTTCGTTAAGTCTTATGATTGATAAATGGTGGCGTACTTATTTTCAGCAACCTATCCGTCCCAGTATTGAAACCGACCAGGCTGCGACATGTAAAGAGATGGTGAAATATAATCTCGGAATTGCCGTATTGCCCGAAATCAGTATAGAAGGAGAAGAATTCTTTAAAATTTCATTGAACGATTTTGGAGAAGATATTTATTATAGAGAGACGAGTTTATTTTATAACCCGTATGTCGAGAAATTAAGACATGTTAAATTATTTTTGGATTTTTTAAAGGGACATTATAATAAATAG
- a CDS encoding phosphoribosyl-ATP pyrophosphohydrolase has translation MPVYNKLVRDLIPQIIEKSGSKFTTRILHSSEHLIEIKKKLEEEVHEYQETTNSQEALEELADILELIHAALPIHEATFEDLEKIRVAKKEKRGGFEQGIYLVEVDDE, from the coding sequence ATGCCTGTTTACAACAAACTAGTACGCGACTTAATACCACAAATCATTGAAAAGTCTGGTAGTAAATTCACTACACGTATCCTACACTCTTCTGAACATTTGATAGAAATTAAGAAGAAACTTGAAGAGGAGGTGCATGAATATCAAGAGACTACTAATAGTCAAGAAGCCTTAGAGGAACTAGCTGACATTTTGGAACTAATCCATGCTGCCCTCCCTATTCATGAAGCCACTTTTGAAGATCTTGAAAAAATTCGAGTTGCGAAGAAAGAAAAGCGTGGTGGATTTGAGCAAGGGATTTATTTGGTAGAGGTTGATGATGAGTAA